The nucleotide window AAAGGCCATAATCAAATCTAACAAGTCAGAAGTCTCTAAAGACCTACTTGGGTAAGGCCAGAAAACAACAATGACTTTGCCCTGTTGAGATCCCAAGGGCTGATTTAATTGCTAGAGATATGGATGTCATGATCACCCTCTGTCTGGGGCAAGGTGCTAAACCTTTGTGCTGTACCAGCAAGTGACTTTGCCCCCCAGATTGGAATTTGTCTGTGGTGAGGCATCATCTTCGTGTACATCATTGTCATGTACATAATTTTCATGTACATCATTGTCATGTACATCATCTTCATGGCACAGGCAAATCACTGAGGCTGAACCCACCCAGCCATGCCTGGCTTGGTCTCACCAGACATTTTTGCAGCATCAGTTTGAATCCAGTCTAAGGAAGATGTGAAGCTCAGCACTTACACTGATCATGTGAAGATTTTGATTTACTCTTGTAAGTAAATCAAAATCAGGCACGGCAGGAATACAGCCTAGGAATGTGTGTACAATGATGCAGGCAGTAAGGAAATGCCCCACCTTTAGGGGATTTAATAACCAGCTCTTgtctccagcctcagcctggcccAAGGACTGCAGTGAGATTCCCCGGGGCAGCCACAGCGGTGTGTACATCATCCAGCCCAAGGGGCTGCACCACCTGGTGGTGTACTGCGAGATGAACGTCACCCACGGGGGCTGGACCGTCATCCAGAGGAACCAGAGGGACACTCCTGTCACCTGGGCCGAGTCCTGGAGCACCTACAAGTTCGGCTTCGGCAACGTGCGCACCGAGTACTGGCTGGGCACCGAGTACATCCACCAGATCGCCAAGCAGAAGGTCTACCAGGTCCGGTTTGTCATCCAGGACTCTGCTGACACCTTCAGCTTCGCAGACTACAACCTGTTCAGCGTGGAGGATGAGACCATGGGCTacaggctcaggctgggctcctACAACGGCACAGCTGGGGATGCCATGACCTCGGACAACCCCAACAACATGCATGACAACATGAAATTCTCCACCAAGGATCGGGATCAGGACACCTACAGCAAGAACTGTGCCTACAGCTACGAGGGGGGGTGGTGGTACTCGTCCTGCTACTCTGTGCGGCTGAATTACAAGGGTGGCATGACGTGGGGCAACCTGTGCAAGGGGAACTGCAAATCCTCTCTTATCCTCATCAAACCAGCTTCATACTGTTAGTGCTTCCTCCTCCTGTCCACAGTGGGCACTCTGCAAAGGCTCTGCATGGCCACAGAGTGTGAGcctctctggagcagagctgggagcaccaGGGTAGCAGGGCTTTAGTGAAATGCCACTTTACAATCCCCCACTCCAATTGCAGActcccctctgctcagctccatgCTCCATTCCCCTGTGCTTGCCAATGATTCCTTGTTATTATGTGCATAatcaagaatttaaaaaacacttaTGAAATTTGTGGATTCCACGTGTACCTTCTCTGTAGGAGGAAGATGCACAGCCCTGGAGTTACATCAGTTTCCTTGCTGTCTCCAGAGctcacagaaagcaaaaaagctGCATGCCCCAAATTTCATGTactctgagcccctctgcagtGTTTGATAAAGCATCCAATAAACATGCTTGCTTGAGCTCATTCTTCAGTACTGATATCTGTTCTGTACCTCAGATCTTGTCCCCTGGGACCCAAGAAATCCCATGTCAGGTGCCAGGACTGGAGTCTTCAGGCTTATCATAGATTCACACCctgatttgggttggaagggactttaaaacccatctcattccaaacccCCGGCCAtggtagggacaccttccactaaaccaggttactcagcctggagagagaAATCCTTGAGTGTTTCTCATGCACGTAAGAAAATTAAACCGATACACTGTGATAAAGGCCCCGTGATCTGCAGAATACACACTTTTGGGCACttctttacattgtaacctaggacaccCAGTGACAGAGAGCCCCAGTGACAGGGAGCCCCAGTGACAGGGACCCCTCCGCTGCCACCTCTCCTGAGTCAGTGGGTTACAGGGCTCCGGGCTGTGACAGtggctggctgtgctcacagagGATGCTGGGTGTGCACAGAGAGTGCAGGGTGCTCACAGAGGGTGCGGGGTGAGCACAGAGGGTGCAGGGTGTCACAGCAAGTGCAGGATGCTCACAGAGGGTGCAGGGTGCTCACAGAGGGTGCGGGGTGCTCACAGAGGGTGCAGGGTGTCACAGCAAGTGCAGGATGCTCACAGGGGATGCGGGGTGCTCACAGGGGGTGCGGGGTGCTCACAGAGGGTGCGGGGTGCTCACAGGGGGTGCAGGATGCTCACAGGGGGTGCGGGGTGCTCACAGCAGTTCCAGGGTTTCGGGCAGGAGCAGCGGCGGTGTCCCCGGCCGGGGCGGTGCGGGAGCGCTCCGCGCTCCGCTGCGGCTCCTTTAAgagcggcgggggcggcgcgcTGCGGGGGCGGGGggtcccggtcccgatcccgatcccgatcccgatccccatccccatcccgatcctcatccccatcccgATCCCCGGCCCCATCCCGGTCCCGGCCCATGTCCCGGCCGGCGCCGCCCGGCTCCCCGGGCCGGCTCGGGGCGCTGAGCACGGCGCAGCTCCGCGCTCTGCTGCAGGACGAGCCGCGGCTGCAGCGCGCCGCCCGCCTCTGCAGGAAGGtacggcggggccggggggccgggggggcccGCAGCCGGCACCGCGGAGCTGGCACGGAGCAGGGGGACAGCCCGGGCTCGCTGCTCCGGGGCTGTCCCGGTGCGCACGGCGGAGCCGCCCTGGCACTGCGGGTCCGGGCATCTCCCGCCGCCCCGGCTCCACCGCACGCTGCCTGATCCTGCCGCCCGTCATCCCGGGGGCTCCAGGGGAGCCGCAGAGTccggcggggcgggggagcCTCGGCTCGGGCATCCCGACCGCGGTTGCGCGGGCTCCCGGTGCTGGTGGCTCGGGCCACCAAAGCCATGGCCACCAAAGCCATGGCAACCGAACCCACGGCCACCAAAGCCCGTCCCCTGCCGCCGCATCCCCCAGGTCTGCTGAGGCCCCGGCTCTCCGCCCGCCCTCCAGCCCGGTCTCATTTTCCGCAGCCGGCTGAGCCCCGCGCTGTGCCGGCTCCGCTGCAGGTTTTTGTAGAATCGCTCTCGGCCCGATGGCAGCGGCCTCCCCAGGTGCCCGAGTGCAGGCGGTGTGTGCGCAGCGAGGGCAGGGTGCGTTCCCTCCCGTGCCGTCCCTGTGCTCTGCCGAGCCATTTCCCCgcagaggggctgggcagccGGCGCTGGGCTTTGCCACGGTCAGGTTTAGCCACGCTGCATAACCCGGCTCCATTCCCGGGGGATGCACCCCCTTTCCAGGCaaagcagagggatggagacaATGCAGAAAAAGGGGTTTACCCCCGGATGGACACGGACCCCCACCCAGCGAGGTGCTGGATCTGACTGGTCCTGCCCATTTCTCTCACTGCTGACACACACGGCCCCAATCCCGTTCCCACAGTTCCAGAGTCTCCAGCTGGAGCGGGAAACGTGTTTGGCTTCAAACTGCACCCAGGCCAAGGTGAATCTGTCCCTGCGCCCACGGCTGGAGGACGGGAAGGCTTCCCTGGCCATCAAgtaccaggagctgcaggagatcCGGGAGGTGTGCTGGGACAAGCAGCAGCGCCTGGGTGAGTGGGGTGACCCGAGggctgaggcacagcctggcacacccagagcagcccctgttAATACGGTCTGGGTGGGCTCAGCATTCTTGAACCTGCCCCAAGGAAATTGTTCACTCATGATCAGGAGTGCTGGGGGATGATGTTCCAGTAAATCATTAGCTGGGaccagtcacagaatcacagaatcattggGGCTGGAAGGCAcctaaagatcatctcattccaccctctgctgtgggcagggacatctcctagaccaggttgctccaagcccagtccaacctggccctgaatGATTACAaggatgaggcatccacagcttctgtgggcagcctgtgccagggtggGATGGAAGCCGTGGTGTGCAGGTGGCTCCAGGGatgtgtttggggtgtttcagtgcaAGGAGGGGGCACCTGATGTTTGGGGATGGGAAAGACAGCAACCCCAGCAGTGGGGGTATCCAGGGGAAGGCTGGCAGCCCCATTCCCTTCTGACACAGAGACCTACCTGGAGAAGTGGAGCCCACAGAGCGCCCTGGGCCAGCTCCAAGCCAAGCTTGATGCCTCCGAAGCAGAGTCAGAGGTGAGTTAGCTGAGACCCCTGAGCTGTTGTCCCTTCCTTACCATGCCCTCCCGTATGCCAGGGCCTGCAGAAGAGCCCTGGATCCAGGGGGTGCTCCTTCTAgtccccctgcccatcccacagGAACAGATAAAGCAGTTCCTgacccaggagctgcccctcgAGTCCTTTCTGGAGTCCTTCTGCCAGAGCCGCACGCGCTCCCACATCTGCCGGACgcagctggagaagctgcaggagctgctgcagaaggagcaggtgGGCAGGGACCCTGTGGGCACTGCGGGGTGCCCAGGTGCCCCAGCTGGCATGGCACCAGCCCGCCTCGCCCCGTTGCAGAGCGGAGTAGCCCCCAAAGCCTTTGATCTCTCCTACGGCTTTGTGCCCGCCCTCCTCATCCCCTCggaggctgctgtgcccttTCCCGTGCCGGCTGCTCCTCCCAAGCACcatctgccagccctggcacagcagccgGCCTCTCCCAGCTCCGAaattcccagcctgggctctcccCTGCGCCTCGTTGGACACAtccccctgctcagcccccagcctggccacaggcagcagccacagcaccaggagcaggagcctccCCACCGGtagcagggcaggggtggggctgtccctgctcctgtgcctccacggggctgtgcagggaacccggggctgggggtggtgtgggcacagctccagagggctgcagggtctgtggggcaggcacagggtgggtgCAGGCAGAGGGATGGTGCTTGGCTGGGGCAGGTGCCATGGCCAGGCAGGGGGTCCTGCatttggggagctgctggggggagGGCTCTGCATCCCCAGCAACAGGAACGGTGGCAGGAAGTGGGGGTGGGTGGCTTGTAGGGATGTCAGTGGGCTTAGCTGGGAGGGATAGCAGGGAAAGGGCACAGGAGCACTGGGTGTGCCACATGCTACCTAAATAAAGCCTCTTTCCATGCTCCGTGTGTTCTCCGCCCTTTGGCTCTGGCTGTGAACAGCAGGACGGGAcaggcagggaggaaagggTTAACAGGGAGGTGCCTGGCAGCCAAGGAGGGCCCTCCAGCCTGAGAGCCCCCAAACCCTTCATCTGCACTTGGCTCAGGACATCCCTTCCCTGGGGAAGCTGAGAGCTCCTGCAAGGGGTGCAGGGCCTGCCATGAGTGTGTGCTCTCCTCAAGAGAGGTGCCAGGGACCAGTTTGGCCCTGCAAGTGGGGAAGGATTTTGgtgcctcctgccagcagcaaagccctCACCCCATGAGGGTTGTACCCCCTGGCCAGCTGGGCTTGCTCACAGCTTGGCAGCCACTGGTCACATCAGCCTGTTCTTGTGCCCTTTGTCATTTCTTATCCACCTCCCCCATTCTACCAGCCCTCACTGGAAGAAGTGACAGGAGGCCTGAGTTCTCACCCTGATTCATCCCAGGCTCTTCTGTTCCTTTCCTTAGTATCACACAATGGATGGTGAGTCCAAGGGCTGGTGTCCAGGGGACAGCCTGgttcctccagctgcagcctcctgggcATCCTGGGGGGCTTGTTCCCTGCTGTGGCATGACCACTGTGCTCTTTGTTAGCTTTTGGGCTGGTTTCAAACTCTTCTTGTGCTCTCATACCCTCTTTCCCAACTGCCTGCCCAACCTGCATTGTGCCACTGGTATGGAAATCATCCCAAGCAGCAGAAGGCCCTGGCTCAGGCtacaaaacaccccaaaatccaggtCATTAGCTGGCAGTGTCTGATCACCCTCCCCCAGTGAGGCTACCTGGCCTTATGCCAAAACTTCAGCTCTCATTTATGGCTAACATTCCAGTATTTCCAGTTAAAGCAGATTTAAAACTAGGATAAACAGGGGCCAGCCACTGTGGCTTTATTGGCATCTGAGGAGGTGGTAGCCACTGGAATATCTGGAGTTTCATGAGGTGGGACTTTCCTAAGTCCCACTTTGGGCTCAGCCTGTCAAGGAAAGGCTTGTTTGCCAGTCAGGCTCTGTGTGCACCAGGGCCCAGCGCCAGAGGCAATGCTGgagctgtcactgccctgccacagggcaccaggcacagcactgagGCACTGATGGTGCAGAAGGAGCCAAGCCACCCAAAAACTGCCCAAAAACCCAGGCAGTGCCTGTTCTGCATggctcccaggctgggcagccccaggctgtgtcctgtgccagaCAAACCTCCCTGGCCCCATGCAGCTACTgagcccccccagtgccccacGAGTGGCTCCCAGGgtgagcagctgcctctgcagcctgggaaggtgAGAGTGTcctgtgagagctgcagcagcacaggtgacagTCTAAGCACCAAGGTAAGCTGTGCTGCCGtggtctgtctgtctgtctgtctgtccataggagctctgcagcaccccagGTACCCAGGCCAGTTCAGGAAGCACTAGGCAGGCCCTGGCAACCCCAtggtcctgctgggctggccACCACCTCACTTTAGGGTGGGGAACCTTAGGATCCTTTGGGAAGCTGCCAAGCAGgtgagcccctgccctggggaggttcctcccaccctgcccagtTTGGAGCACACACTAGCTGGCCCCCAGGTGGGGGAATGGACACCCCAGTTGTGCTGATCCTGGCAGGGGTTCCACCCTGGTgccccctgtgtccctggggaaTGAGGGGTATCTGCCtgcccactgccagctccaggcccttcacagccagctgggactggggcaaggtcctgcacagggcaggcagggacactggctcacaggcaggagctgacaGGGTGacccctctgcccctcctgcctgcacagtggctctccctgcctgtccctgccctgcagaacaAAGTCAAGGAGGGTAAAGGTGCTCCTGCTCActctggggaggaggagaggttGCCACTGGGTATGCACCTGCATTCATTTCTGCTGGGCCCAGCCCCattggcagctgctgtgcagccagccctgggcagggagctgggggtgccccccatccctggctctgtgaaagccaggctggataagcacagcccccagcccaggagagcc belongs to Oenanthe melanoleuca isolate GR-GAL-2019-014 chromosome 19, OMel1.0, whole genome shotgun sequence and includes:
- the VPS37D gene encoding vacuolar protein sorting-associated protein 37D isoform X1 yields the protein MSRPAPPGSPGRLGALSTAQLRALLQDEPRLQRAARLCRKFQSLQLERETCLASNCTQAKVNLSLRPRLEDGKASLAIKYQELQEIREVCWDKQQRLETYLEKWSPQSALGQLQAKLDASEAESEEQIKQFLTQELPLESFLESFCQSRTRSHICRTQLEKLQELLQKEQVGRDPVGTAGCPGAPAGMAPARLAPLQSGVAPKAFDLSYGFVPALLIPSEAAVPFPVPAAPPKHHLPALAQQPASPSSEIPSLGSPLRLVGHIPLLSPQPGHRQQPQHQEQEPPHR
- the VPS37D gene encoding vacuolar protein sorting-associated protein 37D isoform X2, which codes for MSRPAPPGSPGRLGALSTAQLRALLQDEPRLQRAARLCRKFQSLQLERETCLASNCTQAKVNLSLRPRLEDGKASLAIKYQELQEIREVCWDKQQRLETYLEKWSPQSALGQLQAKLDASEAESEEQIKQFLTQELPLESFLESFCQSRTRSHICRTQLEKLQELLQKEQSGVAPKAFDLSYGFVPALLIPSEAAVPFPVPAAPPKHHLPALAQQPASPSSEIPSLGSPLRLVGHIPLLSPQPGHRQQPQHQEQEPPHR
- the LOC130261117 gene encoding fibrinogen-like protein 1-like protein — encoded protein: MATQCLCLLLLTCLLALAASFPDVDIRNLYLLNGTMDDIMNAPPQPSQLGDGDGHVRQVRDTAHRAPAGHASAWPKDCSEIPRGSHSGVYIIQPKGLHHLVVYCEMNVTHGGWTVIQRNQRDTPVTWAESWSTYKFGFGNVRTEYWLGTEYIHQIAKQKVYQVRFVIQDSADTFSFADYNLFSVEDETMGYRLRLGSYNGTAGDAMTSDNPNNMHDNMKFSTKDRDQDTYSKNCAYSYEGGWWYSSCYSVRLNYKGGMTWGNLCKGNCKSSLILIKPASYC